Proteins from a single region of Corvus moneduloides isolate bCorMon1 chromosome 19, bCorMon1.pri, whole genome shotgun sequence:
- the AANAT gene encoding serotonin N-acetyltransferase, which translates to MSALSALPFLKPVHLRSPRSSPGGQRRHTLPASEFRCLSPEDAASVFEIEREAFISVSGDCPLHLDEIRHFLNLCPELSLGWFEEGRLVAFIIGSLWDQERLSQAALTLHKPQGSAVHIHVLAVHRTVRQQGKGSILMWRYLQHLRCLPFARRALLMCEAFLVPFYQKCGFEALGPCEVTVKDLAFVEMQHPVRGHAFMRRNSGC; encoded by the exons ATGTCGGCGCTCAGCGCGTTGCCCTTCCTGAAGCCGGTCCACCTGCGGTCGCCCCGCAGCTCGCCCGGGGGCCAGCGCCGGCACACGCTGCCCGCCAGCGAGTTCCGCTGCCTCAGCCCCGAGGACGCGGCCAGCGTGTTCGAGATCGAGCGCGAAG CCTTTATATCGGTCTCTGGGGACTGTCCCCTGCACCTGGATGAGATCCGCCACTTTCTGAACCtgtgcccagagctgtcccTCGGCTGGTTTGAGGAAGGGCGGCTCGTGGCGTTCATCATCGGCTCCCTCTGGGACCAGGAGAGGCTCAGCCAG GCAGCGCTGACCCTGCACAAGCCGCAGGGCTCGGCCGTGCACATCCACGTGCTGGCCGTGCACCGCACCGTCcgccagcagggcaagggctCCATCCTGATGTGGCGCTACCTGCAGCACCTGCGTTGCCTGCCCTTCGCCCGCCGCGCCCTGCTCATGTGCGAGGCCTTCCTCGTGCCCTTCTACCAGAAGTGCGGCTTCGAGGCGCTGGGGCCCTGCGAGGTGACGGTGAAGGACCTGGCCTTCGTGGAGATGCAGCACCCCGTGCGGGGACACGCCTTCATGCGCAGGAACAGCGGCTGCTGA
- the RHBDF2 gene encoding inactive rhomboid protein 2 isoform X2, with the protein MSAGDKNGGSRSSSSRLQSKKPPNLSIVIPPREAEEDGARKEPSKVPIYRKSKSLQEPRLERRPGFRRQTSLSQSIRKGTAQWFGVSSDWEGNRQQWQRKSLQHCSMRYGKLKPAYRDMELPSQEGPSFQATESPKPAKMPKIVDPLARGRPFRHPDETDRPHTPHHVLPPLTPGVVSLASFNSIRSGYGRLPRRKRESVAHMSFKAAAALLRGRSVLEPLAPKQRSKRSFLYPSFMDEDMVDAADTLDSSFFSKMGMHDETYSMPDDVFESPPLSATYLRMHQVAEDARVSPEVEQPTPQEGVQLTSVSSGMGPAPRRGRRITSKVKHFAFDRKKRYYGLGVVGKWLNRTYRRSLSSIVQSQLEITDSHRPYFTYWITFVHILITLLVIGTYGIAPIGFAQHVTTELVLRNKGVYESVKYIQQENFWIGPSSIDLIHLGAKFSPCIRKDRQVERLIQRERDRERGSGCCVQNDNSGCIQTLPQDCSETLATFIKWPGSNAPAMGSGEKRSSGAVCHQDPRTCEEPASNPPHVWPDDITKWPICTYETKTNHTGFAHLDCQIKGRPCCIGTKGSCEITTREYCDFMHGYFHEEATLCSQVHCLDEVCGLLPFLNPEVPDQFYRLWLSLFLHAGIIHCLVSVTFQMTVLRDLEKLAGWHRISIIFILSGITGNLASAIFLPYRAEVGPAGSQFGLLACLFVELFQSWQVLEKPWKAFLNLFGIVLFLFICGLLPWIDNIAHLFGFLSGLLLSFAFLPYITFGTVDKYRKRAMIIVSLLVFVGLFASLVVWLYVYPVNWRWVEYLTCLPFTSKFCEKYELEQVLH; encoded by the exons ATGTCAGCCGGGGACAAGAACGGGGGCAGCCgctccagcagcagccgcctGCAGAGCAAGAAGCCCCCCAACCTCTCCATCGTCATCCCGCCCCGGGAGGCGGAGGAGGATGGTGCCCGCAAGGAG CCCTCCAAGGTGCCCATCTACCGCAAGAGCAAGAGCCTGCAGGAGCCCCGCCTGGAGCGCCGGCCCGGCTTCCGCCGGCAGActtccctgtcccagagcatCCGCAA GGGCACAGCGCAGTGGTTTGGCGTCAGCAGCGACTGGGAGGGGAATCGGCAGCAGTGGCAGCGCAagagcctgcagcactgcagcatgaGGTACGGCAAGCTGAAGCCTGCCTATCGTGACATGGAGCTGCCCAGCCAGGAGGGGCCCTCCTTCCAAGCCACCGAGTCACCCAAGCCTGCCAAGATGCCCAAG aTCGTGGACCCCCTGGCCAGGGGCCGTCCCTTCCGCCATCCTGACGAGACTGACCGTCCCCACACACCCCACCATGTCCTGCCCCCACTCACCCCCGGCGTTGTCTCCTTGGCGTCCTTCAACAGCATCCGCTCGGGCTACGGCCGCCTGCCGCGCAGGAAGAGGGAGTCTGTCGCCCACATGAGCTTCAAGGCGGCCGCAGCCCTTCTCCGT GGACGCTCTGTCCTGGAGCCACTGGCTCCCAAGCAAAGGAGCAAGAGGAGCTTCCTGTACCCCAGCTTCATGGATGAGGACATGGTGGATGCTGCTGATACCCTGGACTCATCCTTCTTCAGTAAG ATGGGCATGCACGATGAGACGTACTCCATGCCCGATGACGTCTTCGAGTCACCGCCTCTGTCAGCCACATACTTACGCATGCACCAGGTGGCAGAGGATGCCAGGGTGTCCCCTGAGGTGGAGCAGCCCACCCC gcagGAGGGTGTCCAGCTCACTTCGGTGTCCAGCGGcatgggcccggccccgcggcggggcAGGCGCATCACTTCCAAAGTGAAGCACTTCGCCTTCGACCGCAAGAAACGCTACTACGGGCTGGGGGTGGTGGGCAAGTGGCTGAACAGGACGTACCGGCGCAGCCTGAGCAGCATCGTGCAGTCCCAGCTGGAGATCACCGACAGCCACCG GCCGTATTTCACGTACTGGATCACCTTTGTCCACATCCTCATCACCCTGCTGGTCATCGGCACCTACGGCATCGCCCCCATCGGCTTCGCCCAGCACGTGACGACAGAGTTA GTGCTGAGGAACAAGGGTGTCTACGAGAGTGTCAAGTACATCCAGCAGGAAAACTTCTGGATCGGGCCCAGCTCA ATCGACCTGATCCACCTGGGAGCCAAGTTCTCCCCCTGCATCCGGAAGGATCGGCAGGTGGAGCGGCTCATCCAGCGCGAGCGGGACCGGGAGCGTGGCTCCGGCTGCTGCGTCCAGAACGACAACTCCGGCTGCATCCAGACCCTGCCGCAGGACTGCTCG GAGACGCTGGCAACGTTCATTAAGTGGCCGGGCAGCAACGCACCAGCCATGGGCTCGGGAGAGAAGCGGAGCTCGGGGGCTGTGTGTCACCAGGACCCCAG GACATGTGAGGAGCCAGCATCCAACCCACCCCATGTGTGGCCAGATGACATCACCAAGTGGCCG ATCTGCACCTACGAGACCAAAACCAACCACACGGGCTTCGCCCACCTGGACTGCCAGATCAAGGGCAGGCCCTGCTGCATCGGCACCAAGGGCAG CTGTGAGATCACCACGCGCGAGTACTGCGACTTCATGCACGGCTACTTCCACGAGGAGGCAACGCTCTGCTCGCAg gTGCACTGCCTGGACGAGGTCTGTGGGCTCCTGCCCTTCCTCAACCCGGAGGTCCCTGACCAGTTCTACCGCCTGTGGCTGTCCCTGTTCCTGCACGCCGG CATCATCCACTGCCTGGTGTCGGTGACGTTCCAGATGACGGTGCTGCGGGacctggagaagctggcaggCTGGCATCGCATCTccatcatcttcatcctcaGTGGCATCACAGGCAACCTGGCCAGTGCCATCTTCCTGCCCTACAGGGCAGAG gtggGCCCTGCCGGCTCCCAGTTCGGCTTGCTGGCCTGCCTCTTCGTGGAGCTCTTCCAGAGCTGGCAAGTGCTGGAGAAACCCTGGAAAGCCTTCCTCAACCTCTTTGGCATCgtcctcttcctcttcatctgCGGCCTCTTGCCCTGGATCGATAACATCGCTCACCTCTTCGGCTTCCTCAGCGGGCTCCTGCTGTCCTTCGCCTTCCTGCCCTACATCACCTTCGGCACGGTGGACAAGTACCGCAAGCGGGCCATGATCATCGTGTCCCTGCTGGTCTTCGTGGGGCTCTTTGCCTCGCTGGTGGTGTGGCTCTACGTGTACCCCGTGAACTGGCGCTGGGTGGAGTACCTCACCTGCCTGCCCTTCACCAGCAAGTTCTGCGAGAAGTACGAGCTGGAGCAGGTCCTGCACTGA
- the RHBDF2 gene encoding inactive rhomboid protein 2 isoform X1 yields the protein MSLPTTTGPGCQPGTRTGAAAPAAAACRARSPPTSPSSSRPGRRRRMVPARSPPRCPSTARARACRSPAWSAGPASAGRLPCPRASASEGRVGSSRGWVTRRGPYQDIVGTGRGLGVGLENRVSEGSARITFLHFPLTHSWVKTTLLQARLRHPKPSCLPEGGKVVPGVGDQLCDKCSRRVCRGTAQWFGVSSDWEGNRQQWQRKSLQHCSMRYGKLKPAYRDMELPSQEGPSFQATESPKPAKMPKIVDPLARGRPFRHPDETDRPHTPHHVLPPLTPGVVSLASFNSIRSGYGRLPRRKRESVAHMSFKAAAALLRGRSVLEPLAPKQRSKRSFLYPSFMDEDMVDAADTLDSSFFSKMGMHDETYSMPDDVFESPPLSATYLRMHQVAEDARVSPEVEQPTPQEGVQLTSVSSGMGPAPRRGRRITSKVKHFAFDRKKRYYGLGVVGKWLNRTYRRSLSSIVQSQLEITDSHRPYFTYWITFVHILITLLVIGTYGIAPIGFAQHVTTELVLRNKGVYESVKYIQQENFWIGPSSIDLIHLGAKFSPCIRKDRQVERLIQRERDRERGSGCCVQNDNSGCIQTLPQDCSETLATFIKWPGSNAPAMGSGEKRSSGAVCHQDPRTCEEPASNPPHVWPDDITKWPICTYETKTNHTGFAHLDCQIKGRPCCIGTKGSCEITTREYCDFMHGYFHEEATLCSQVHCLDEVCGLLPFLNPEVPDQFYRLWLSLFLHAGIIHCLVSVTFQMTVLRDLEKLAGWHRISIIFILSGITGNLASAIFLPYRAEVGPAGSQFGLLACLFVELFQSWQVLEKPWKAFLNLFGIVLFLFICGLLPWIDNIAHLFGFLSGLLLSFAFLPYITFGTVDKYRKRAMIIVSLLVFVGLFASLVVWLYVYPVNWRWVEYLTCLPFTSKFCEKYELEQVLH from the exons ATGAG cctGCCAACCACCACCGGCCCAGGATGTCAGCCGGGGACAAGAACGGGGGCAGCCgctccagcagcagccgcctGCAGAGCAAGAAGCCCCCCAACCTCTCCATCGTCATCCCGCCCCGGGAGGCGGAGGAGGATGGTGCCCGCAAGGAG CCCTCCAAGGTGCCCATCTACCGCAAGAGCAAGAGCCTGCAGGAGCCCCGCCTGGAGCGCCGGCCCGGCTTCCGCCGGCAGActtccctgtcccagagcatCCGCAAGTGAGGGCAGGGTGGGCTCCAGCCGTGGCTGGGTCACTCGGAGGGGGCCGTATCAGGACATTGTGGGTACTGGCAGAGGACTTGGGGTGGGGCTGGAGAATCGTGTCTCAGAAGGGAGTGCAAGAATCACTTTCCTCCACTTCCCTTTGACCCATAGCTGGGTCAAAACCACCCTGCTGCAGGCTAGGCTGAGACACCCCAAGCCCAGCTGCCTGCCAGAGGGTGGAAAGGTGGTACCTGGGGTGGGGGACCAGCTGTGTGACAAGTGTTCCCGCCGTGTGTGCAGGGGCACAGCGCAGTGGTTTGGCGTCAGCAGCGACTGGGAGGGGAATCGGCAGCAGTGGCAGCGCAagagcctgcagcactgcagcatgaGGTACGGCAAGCTGAAGCCTGCCTATCGTGACATGGAGCTGCCCAGCCAGGAGGGGCCCTCCTTCCAAGCCACCGAGTCACCCAAGCCTGCCAAGATGCCCAAG aTCGTGGACCCCCTGGCCAGGGGCCGTCCCTTCCGCCATCCTGACGAGACTGACCGTCCCCACACACCCCACCATGTCCTGCCCCCACTCACCCCCGGCGTTGTCTCCTTGGCGTCCTTCAACAGCATCCGCTCGGGCTACGGCCGCCTGCCGCGCAGGAAGAGGGAGTCTGTCGCCCACATGAGCTTCAAGGCGGCCGCAGCCCTTCTCCGT GGACGCTCTGTCCTGGAGCCACTGGCTCCCAAGCAAAGGAGCAAGAGGAGCTTCCTGTACCCCAGCTTCATGGATGAGGACATGGTGGATGCTGCTGATACCCTGGACTCATCCTTCTTCAGTAAG ATGGGCATGCACGATGAGACGTACTCCATGCCCGATGACGTCTTCGAGTCACCGCCTCTGTCAGCCACATACTTACGCATGCACCAGGTGGCAGAGGATGCCAGGGTGTCCCCTGAGGTGGAGCAGCCCACCCC gcagGAGGGTGTCCAGCTCACTTCGGTGTCCAGCGGcatgggcccggccccgcggcggggcAGGCGCATCACTTCCAAAGTGAAGCACTTCGCCTTCGACCGCAAGAAACGCTACTACGGGCTGGGGGTGGTGGGCAAGTGGCTGAACAGGACGTACCGGCGCAGCCTGAGCAGCATCGTGCAGTCCCAGCTGGAGATCACCGACAGCCACCG GCCGTATTTCACGTACTGGATCACCTTTGTCCACATCCTCATCACCCTGCTGGTCATCGGCACCTACGGCATCGCCCCCATCGGCTTCGCCCAGCACGTGACGACAGAGTTA GTGCTGAGGAACAAGGGTGTCTACGAGAGTGTCAAGTACATCCAGCAGGAAAACTTCTGGATCGGGCCCAGCTCA ATCGACCTGATCCACCTGGGAGCCAAGTTCTCCCCCTGCATCCGGAAGGATCGGCAGGTGGAGCGGCTCATCCAGCGCGAGCGGGACCGGGAGCGTGGCTCCGGCTGCTGCGTCCAGAACGACAACTCCGGCTGCATCCAGACCCTGCCGCAGGACTGCTCG GAGACGCTGGCAACGTTCATTAAGTGGCCGGGCAGCAACGCACCAGCCATGGGCTCGGGAGAGAAGCGGAGCTCGGGGGCTGTGTGTCACCAGGACCCCAG GACATGTGAGGAGCCAGCATCCAACCCACCCCATGTGTGGCCAGATGACATCACCAAGTGGCCG ATCTGCACCTACGAGACCAAAACCAACCACACGGGCTTCGCCCACCTGGACTGCCAGATCAAGGGCAGGCCCTGCTGCATCGGCACCAAGGGCAG CTGTGAGATCACCACGCGCGAGTACTGCGACTTCATGCACGGCTACTTCCACGAGGAGGCAACGCTCTGCTCGCAg gTGCACTGCCTGGACGAGGTCTGTGGGCTCCTGCCCTTCCTCAACCCGGAGGTCCCTGACCAGTTCTACCGCCTGTGGCTGTCCCTGTTCCTGCACGCCGG CATCATCCACTGCCTGGTGTCGGTGACGTTCCAGATGACGGTGCTGCGGGacctggagaagctggcaggCTGGCATCGCATCTccatcatcttcatcctcaGTGGCATCACAGGCAACCTGGCCAGTGCCATCTTCCTGCCCTACAGGGCAGAG gtggGCCCTGCCGGCTCCCAGTTCGGCTTGCTGGCCTGCCTCTTCGTGGAGCTCTTCCAGAGCTGGCAAGTGCTGGAGAAACCCTGGAAAGCCTTCCTCAACCTCTTTGGCATCgtcctcttcctcttcatctgCGGCCTCTTGCCCTGGATCGATAACATCGCTCACCTCTTCGGCTTCCTCAGCGGGCTCCTGCTGTCCTTCGCCTTCCTGCCCTACATCACCTTCGGCACGGTGGACAAGTACCGCAAGCGGGCCATGATCATCGTGTCCCTGCTGGTCTTCGTGGGGCTCTTTGCCTCGCTGGTGGTGTGGCTCTACGTGTACCCCGTGAACTGGCGCTGGGTGGAGTACCTCACCTGCCTGCCCTTCACCAGCAAGTTCTGCGAGAAGTACGAGCTGGAGCAGGTCCTGCACTGA